In Longibacter salinarum, a single window of DNA contains:
- a CDS encoding Ig-like domain-containing protein → MHQRYQYLPFLFSLLLILAASTSTDRAFAQCTGATITEDAENIDTGEIRNNGWETFGTSFTTKDPIDGQQSFLTSGANGDDPNDNRMVRTPYVTVDGDVCVSFEYLPISPGPNTFVRVVLITRDDSYYPLDEVDLSNVTTLQSYQRTFTSTEVSTAVGGSIDRARIAIEFNGDNAGGRVLKLDNVAVTEVPVYDRGTDDYSNQAPSVADESYSTTWGQSVTGNVLDNDSDPDIAAGFDDGPLTVSVTTEPSNGTLTFNSDGSFEYAPTSDGADSFEYEVCDDGYDVECATGVADFNTAIPVELGEIAATASGRSVILKWTTLAETNNEGFDIEHKTDFGFEKVGFVNGQHTTTEATTYRYQLENLEPGEHTFRLRQVDVDGTSEYSPEVSARVDIAEALVLQAAGPNPFSTQSAIEYGVETAEPLVIDLFDVLGRRVRTLYNGTPTPGRLHEVSISADGLAPGRYLIRARTGSRQVTQPITVVQ, encoded by the coding sequence ATGCACCAGCGATACCAATACCTACCATTCCTATTTTCTCTTCTACTGATTCTGGCTGCTTCAACCAGCACAGATCGAGCGTTCGCTCAATGCACAGGCGCGACCATCACCGAGGATGCCGAAAACATTGACACCGGCGAAATCCGCAACAACGGCTGGGAAACCTTTGGTACCTCGTTCACCACGAAAGATCCCATTGACGGACAGCAGAGCTTTCTAACGAGTGGAGCGAACGGCGACGACCCGAATGACAACCGCATGGTCCGCACGCCGTACGTCACGGTCGATGGCGACGTGTGTGTCTCATTTGAGTATCTGCCCATCAGCCCGGGACCCAATACCTTCGTTCGCGTCGTCTTGATCACGCGCGACGATTCCTATTATCCGCTCGATGAGGTGGACCTCTCCAATGTCACGACGCTCCAGTCGTACCAGCGCACGTTTACATCGACAGAGGTTTCGACTGCCGTCGGCGGTTCGATCGACCGGGCGCGCATCGCAATCGAGTTTAATGGAGACAATGCCGGAGGACGCGTACTGAAGTTGGATAACGTAGCGGTGACGGAGGTCCCCGTCTACGATCGCGGCACCGACGACTACAGCAACCAGGCACCGTCGGTTGCGGATGAAAGCTACAGTACGACGTGGGGTCAGTCGGTAACGGGCAACGTGCTCGACAACGACTCGGACCCAGACATTGCGGCCGGCTTCGACGACGGACCGCTCACGGTGTCCGTCACCACCGAACCGAGCAATGGAACGCTAACATTCAACAGCGACGGCTCCTTCGAATACGCGCCAACGTCGGATGGGGCAGACAGCTTCGAATACGAGGTCTGCGATGACGGGTACGATGTTGAGTGCGCAACGGGCGTTGCCGACTTCAACACAGCCATCCCGGTCGAACTCGGCGAGATTGCGGCAACTGCCAGCGGCCGATCGGTGATCCTGAAGTGGACGACGCTCGCAGAAACGAACAATGAAGGATTCGACATCGAGCATAAAACTGACTTCGGGTTCGAAAAAGTCGGATTCGTCAACGGTCAGCATACGACGACAGAAGCAACGACGTATCGGTACCAGCTTGAGAACCTCGAGCCCGGCGAGCACACATTCCGGCTCCGGCAGGTCGATGTCGACGGCACATCCGAATACTCACCTGAGGTGTCGGCACGCGTGGACATCGCGGAAGCACTCGTTCTTCAAGCTGCTGGGCCGAATCCATTCTCAACGCAGAGCGCAATCGAGTACGGTGTGGAAACCGCCGAGCCCCTCGTCATCGACCTGTTCGACGTGCTCGGGCGCCGCGTCCGGACGCTCTACAACGGAACGCCGACGCCGGGTCGCCTCCACGAGGTTTCGATTTCAGCCGACGGACTCGCACCCGGACGCTACCTGATCCGTGCGCGTACCGGCTCTCGTCAGGTGACGCAGCCGATTACGGTCGTTCAGTAG
- a CDS encoding SIMPL domain-containing protein has product MRLQSLRFLTLIALFLALPLTAMAQTDASASTDRTVTVSGEGEASAEPDKATVRFAVVSRAKEAEDARTANADAARNAMNAVRSLEIDEADIQMESLTLQPRRQYNRQTGETEELGYEATRRVRVELSDLEKLPALIADVVEQGANRLDGVQYDLEDRSAVRNEALQKAAESAREKAELLASTLGASLGPVHQIREQQYSGPQPRFDVQMEAMAMKSGEDSGEPEAFAAGRISVEATVQVTFLLQ; this is encoded by the coding sequence ATGCGCCTCCAATCGCTTCGCTTTCTGACGCTAATCGCGCTCTTTCTCGCTCTGCCGTTGACCGCCATGGCACAGACGGACGCTTCCGCCTCCACCGATCGCACGGTCACCGTCAGCGGCGAAGGAGAAGCCTCCGCCGAGCCGGACAAGGCGACCGTACGGTTTGCGGTCGTCTCGCGAGCAAAGGAGGCCGAAGACGCGCGTACAGCGAACGCGGACGCGGCGCGCAACGCCATGAATGCGGTTCGTTCGCTCGAGATCGACGAAGCCGACATCCAGATGGAGTCGCTGACGCTGCAGCCGCGTCGACAGTACAATCGGCAGACGGGGGAGACCGAGGAGCTGGGATATGAGGCCACGCGCCGGGTCCGCGTAGAGTTGTCGGATCTCGAAAAATTGCCGGCGTTGATCGCTGATGTTGTTGAGCAGGGCGCCAATCGCCTGGACGGTGTGCAGTATGATTTGGAAGACCGGTCGGCGGTGCGGAATGAGGCGCTACAAAAAGCAGCGGAATCGGCGCGGGAGAAGGCCGAACTGCTGGCGAGCACACTCGGCGCGTCGCTCGGTCCGGTGCATCAGATTCGCGAACAGCAGTATTCGGGTCCACAGCCCCGCTTCGATGTCCAGATGGAAGCGATGGCGATGAAGTCCGGGGAAGATAGCGGGGAGCCAGAGGCCTTTGCCGCTGGTCGGATTTCTGTCGAGGCGACGGTCCAGGTCACCTTCTTGCTTCAGTAG
- a CDS encoding alpha/beta hydrolase, producing the protein MPVPPRISPDDMHSLMTRDGLHLVTKHWTTTDPRGCVLLVHGYGEHSGRYGHVADAMNDRGIEVYAYDQRGYGRSEGPRAYVDSFDDYVDDLELAIAHVRRRINDQPLYLFGHSMGGAVVLQYALQRQHDGIDGLILSSPAIEVDPDIAPILRKSAHIVSALVPRLPVVPSPEGRISRDPDVVDEAEEDPLNYHGRIRARIGAEFLRINREIQQKQSALSLPFLIVHGTADSVTSPEASQRLYDEAQSRDRTLRLYDGLYHETFNEPERDEVINDICRWLDERLPPRNA; encoded by the coding sequence ATGCCCGTTCCGCCCCGCATCTCACCCGACGACATGCATAGTCTCATGACCAGAGATGGACTACATCTCGTCACAAAGCATTGGACGACAACGGACCCGCGCGGCTGCGTTCTTCTGGTGCATGGCTACGGCGAGCACAGCGGGCGCTACGGTCATGTCGCCGACGCGATGAATGACAGAGGGATTGAAGTGTACGCGTATGACCAACGCGGATACGGACGGTCGGAAGGGCCTCGCGCCTACGTGGATTCATTCGACGATTACGTGGACGACCTGGAGCTCGCGATCGCGCACGTACGCCGACGCATCAATGACCAGCCGCTGTATCTGTTCGGACACAGCATGGGTGGAGCCGTGGTGCTGCAGTACGCTCTTCAGCGGCAACACGACGGCATCGATGGACTCATTCTGAGCAGCCCCGCGATTGAGGTGGATCCAGACATCGCGCCGATTTTGCGGAAGTCGGCGCACATTGTGTCGGCCCTCGTTCCGCGACTTCCCGTCGTACCATCGCCCGAGGGCCGGATATCACGCGATCCCGACGTCGTGGACGAAGCCGAAGAGGATCCGCTCAACTATCACGGCCGGATCCGGGCTCGCATCGGTGCGGAATTCCTCCGCATCAACCGGGAGATCCAGCAAAAGCAGTCGGCGCTCTCCCTCCCCTTTCTTATCGTCCACGGCACGGCCGACTCGGTGACGAGCCCGGAAGCCAGTCAGCGCCTCTACGACGAGGCGCAGTCGCGCGATCGGACGCTTCGCCTGTACGATGGGCTGTACCACGAGACGTTTAATGAGCCGGAACGCGACGAGGTGATCAACGACATCTGCCGGTGGCTCGACGAGCGGCTCCCGCCCCGGAACGCGTAG
- a CDS encoding nitroreductase family protein, whose product MSYTPVPLNFDVNSPEEMEERARSFFEEMNRRRSVRDFSDRDVPRELIEYAIRTASTAPSGAHRQPWTFVAVNNADLKREIREAVEEEEKKNYDERMTDEWLEALHPIGTDWQKPFLETVPWIVVCFAQNYGVDENGEKVKHYYVQESVGIACGFFIATLHHMGLATLTHTPAPMRFLTDILNRPDNERPYILFPIGYPADDAEVPNLSRRDLDDVVQWNR is encoded by the coding sequence ATGTCGTACACGCCGGTTCCGCTTAACTTCGACGTCAATTCGCCGGAGGAAATGGAAGAGCGGGCACGAAGCTTTTTCGAGGAGATGAACCGACGCCGATCGGTGCGCGATTTTTCAGATCGCGATGTACCCCGTGAGTTGATCGAGTACGCGATCAGAACGGCAAGCACCGCTCCGAGCGGGGCGCACCGGCAGCCGTGGACGTTCGTGGCTGTGAACAATGCCGACCTCAAACGTGAGATTCGGGAGGCTGTCGAGGAGGAGGAAAAGAAGAACTACGACGAGCGAATGACCGATGAGTGGCTTGAGGCACTCCACCCGATCGGGACCGACTGGCAGAAACCTTTCCTCGAAACCGTGCCCTGGATCGTCGTGTGCTTTGCGCAGAATTACGGCGTCGACGAGAATGGCGAGAAGGTGAAGCACTACTACGTGCAGGAGAGCGTCGGCATCGCATGCGGCTTCTTTATTGCGACCCTGCACCACATGGGCCTTGCGACGCTAACGCACACGCCGGCTCCGATGCGCTTTTTGACGGATATCTTGAACCGGCCCGACAACGAGCGGCCCTACATTCTCTTTCCCATCGGCTATCCCGCCGACGATGCGGAAGTGCCCAACCTGTCACGTCGCGATCTCGATGACGTTGTCCAATGGAATCGGTAG
- the secD gene encoding protein translocase subunit SecD: protein MSIAQVRLGATVPDLPRHFTNNPTLMKGNGFKVFTTIAFLGLCLWSLFPSFQSFYYSQKMSDMTAEEQAAYMDENRQNIQQARSESLKLGLDLLGGMHVTLEVQTGQLIGQLATNRDSTFDAALKEAIDRSEAAETPVVTAFVQEMEERDPNIRLSRYFRDEDDGITRRSENDQVVSWLRDQADEAVTRGMEIVRNRVDRYGVTEPSIQRKDDRQIVVELPGIDDPDRIRELLKGTAQLEFRLMAEPARLQQVAQRLIQYYEPSDSALAAAQTSTVDTAAAADGASEEGTALTDGTQLTEADTSEQGTSLTGPDTGSDAAGPSNPLVEAVQQFLPQGRPVTIAWATAQDTSTINSLMADPGAARIIPGDIELLWSAAPVASTQNGQEIYSLLGVKRQAELTGDVVVDASVEFSQQTNEPSVSMTMNAEGARIWSRITGANVGKQVSIVLDRYVVSWPNINEKIAGGRTSITGLESRQEAQDIVTVLKSGALPAPVDIVEERTVGPSLGEASIRAGFISVVVGLLLVALFMIMYYRTAGIVADVALLLNVILIFGVLAGFNATLTLPGIAGIVLTIGMAVDANVLIFDRIREEQNAGKTLRASVSSGYEKALSAILDANITTFFVGVILYSFGVGPIQGFAVTLMAGILSSLFTAIVVTRLIFDYMILERQMKVSYG from the coding sequence GTGTCCATTGCCCAGGTGCGTCTCGGTGCAACTGTACCCGACCTCCCACGCCATTTTACGAACAACCCCACGCTCATGAAGGGTAACGGATTCAAAGTATTCACCACCATCGCCTTCCTCGGGCTTTGCCTGTGGTCGCTCTTCCCAAGTTTTCAGTCGTTCTACTATTCGCAGAAGATGAGCGACATGACGGCGGAGGAGCAGGCCGCCTACATGGACGAGAATCGCCAGAACATTCAGCAGGCTCGGTCGGAGTCGCTTAAGCTCGGTCTCGACCTGCTCGGCGGCATGCACGTTACGCTCGAGGTGCAAACGGGCCAGCTGATCGGTCAGCTCGCCACGAACCGCGACTCCACGTTCGACGCTGCACTGAAAGAGGCCATCGATCGCTCGGAGGCCGCAGAGACTCCGGTCGTCACCGCGTTCGTTCAGGAAATGGAGGAGCGCGATCCGAACATTCGCCTCTCGCGCTACTTCCGCGATGAGGACGATGGAATCACACGTCGCTCGGAGAACGATCAGGTCGTCTCGTGGCTTCGCGATCAGGCCGATGAGGCCGTCACGCGAGGCATGGAGATCGTCCGTAATCGTGTTGACCGCTACGGCGTGACCGAGCCGTCGATTCAGCGGAAGGACGACCGCCAGATTGTCGTGGAGCTTCCGGGGATCGACGACCCGGATCGTATTCGCGAGCTGCTGAAGGGGACGGCACAGCTGGAGTTTCGCCTGATGGCGGAGCCCGCTCGCCTGCAGCAGGTCGCCCAGCGTCTCATTCAGTATTACGAACCGTCGGATAGCGCTCTCGCCGCTGCACAAACGTCGACGGTGGACACCGCGGCTGCCGCCGATGGTGCGTCTGAAGAAGGCACGGCTCTCACCGATGGCACGCAGTTGACCGAAGCGGACACATCGGAGCAGGGTACGTCGCTCACCGGGCCGGATACCGGCAGCGACGCCGCTGGCCCGAGTAACCCGCTCGTGGAAGCGGTGCAGCAGTTCCTGCCGCAGGGACGTCCGGTTACGATCGCCTGGGCGACGGCGCAGGATACCTCCACGATCAACAGTCTGATGGCGGACCCCGGAGCTGCGCGAATCATCCCCGGCGATATCGAACTTCTGTGGTCGGCGGCACCGGTCGCATCCACGCAGAACGGGCAAGAGATCTACAGTTTGCTCGGCGTGAAGCGACAGGCCGAACTCACGGGAGACGTGGTTGTCGACGCGTCGGTTGAGTTCAGCCAGCAGACGAACGAGCCCAGCGTATCGATGACGATGAACGCCGAAGGTGCGCGGATCTGGTCTCGCATCACCGGTGCCAACGTTGGCAAACAGGTTTCGATCGTGCTGGACCGCTACGTGGTCTCATGGCCGAATATCAACGAGAAGATTGCCGGCGGTCGGACATCGATTACGGGTCTCGAGTCGCGCCAGGAGGCGCAGGACATCGTTACGGTGCTGAAGTCTGGTGCCCTGCCGGCGCCGGTCGACATCGTCGAAGAGCGGACCGTTGGGCCGAGCCTCGGTGAAGCCTCGATCCGCGCAGGATTCATCTCCGTCGTGGTCGGGCTGCTCCTCGTTGCGCTGTTCATGATCATGTACTACCGGACCGCCGGTATCGTCGCCGATGTGGCGCTTCTCTTGAACGTGATCCTCATCTTCGGTGTGTTGGCCGGCTTCAATGCCACGCTGACGCTCCCCGGGATCGCAGGTATCGTGCTTACGATCGGTATGGCCGTCGACGCTAACGTGCTGATCTTCGACCGTATTCGGGAGGAGCAGAATGCAGGCAAGACGCTTCGAGCCTCTGTGTCTTCGGGATATGAGAAAGCGCTCAGCGCCATTCTCGACGCGAACATCACGACGTTTTTTGTCGGCGTGATTCTGTATTCCTTCGGCGTCGGCCCCATCCAGGGCTTCGCCGTCACGCTGATGGCCGGTATCCTGTCGTCGTTGTTCACCGCCATCGTGGTCACGCGCCTCATCTTCGACTACATGATTCTGGAGCGGCAGATGAAGGTCAGCTACGGCTGA
- the secF gene encoding protein translocase subunit SecF, whose product MRIFEEASYSFIPNRRIGYIISSILLLLSIGSLSTRGLQMGIDFRGGIEIVVENVEGLEATDVRAALAAPLGSDPEVKTFGETGLLVRTSTELATTEAEELVISTIESEFAGAQPQIVKTDNVGPRFAEELKRGALYAVMGALAIIFLYILIRFEWRYSMGAVAALVHDVTITLGLFSILAGLVPFSLQLDQSVIAAFLTIVGYSLNDTVVVFDRVREVSNMLKTEKFDVIVNRSINNTLSRTVVTSTTTLIVVTILFFFGGEVLKGFSFALIVGVIIGTYSSIFVASPVLVELRHRIEKAAA is encoded by the coding sequence ATGCGCATATTTGAAGAAGCAAGTTACTCGTTCATTCCGAACCGCCGGATTGGCTACATCATCTCCAGCATTCTGCTGTTGCTGAGCATTGGCTCTCTTTCCACGCGAGGCCTGCAGATGGGCATTGACTTCCGTGGGGGTATCGAGATCGTCGTTGAGAACGTCGAGGGCCTTGAGGCCACCGATGTTCGCGCTGCCCTCGCAGCCCCCCTCGGGTCGGATCCGGAGGTGAAGACCTTCGGTGAAACCGGTCTCCTCGTTCGTACGTCAACGGAGTTGGCGACGACCGAAGCTGAAGAGCTCGTCATTTCGACGATCGAAAGTGAGTTCGCCGGTGCCCAACCGCAGATCGTGAAAACCGACAATGTTGGTCCACGCTTCGCTGAAGAACTGAAACGCGGCGCGTTGTACGCCGTCATGGGGGCGCTCGCGATCATCTTCCTCTACATTCTCATCCGATTCGAGTGGCGATACAGCATGGGCGCGGTGGCTGCTCTCGTGCACGATGTCACGATTACACTCGGACTCTTTTCGATCCTCGCGGGACTGGTGCCATTCTCTCTCCAGCTCGATCAGTCGGTGATTGCCGCGTTCCTGACGATTGTTGGTTACTCGCTGAACGATACGGTGGTCGTGTTCGACCGCGTGCGTGAAGTCTCCAACATGTTGAAGACGGAGAAATTCGATGTGATCGTCAACCGGTCCATCAACAACACGCTCAGTCGTACGGTCGTCACGTCGACGACGACGCTGATTGTGGTCACCATCCTCTTCTTCTTCGGGGGAGAGGTGCTGAAAGGCTTCTCCTTTGCACTGATCGTCGGTGTGATCATCGGTACGTACTCGTCCATCTTCGTGGCGTCGCCGGTGCTTGTTGAGCTGCGCCACCGAATTGAGAAAGCCGCCGCGTAA
- a CDS encoding adenylosuccinate synthase has translation MPVSIVIGSQWGDEGKGKIVDLLSQNDADVVARYQGGANAGHTIVWENEDGEDEEFVLHLVPSGIFHQGVTCVIGNGVVLDPEAVMDEIDKIQELGVDVEGRLKISHNAHLIMPYHKAIEAAREKARTSDDGDDAIGTTGRGIGPSYTDKFARTGIRVVDLLDRDVLRKKLRRSIQEKNQILQHVHDAEALDVDQIVEKYVEFDQLIDEYVTDTSEYLNKQLAQGKHVLAEGAQGSLLDVDFGSYPYVTSSHPTAGGCCTGLGVPPTAVDRVIGIAKAYCTRVGNGPFPTELFDDAGKRLRKIGAEFGATTGRPRRCGWLDLVALRYTAMINGFNELTITKLDVLSGFDELKVCVAYRYNGKETRRFPSEAHTLEKIEPVYETLPGWDEDITGVRSFNDLPTEARDYLDFVQEEIGVRVSMISNGPKRQQIIQAPERNPA, from the coding sequence ATGCCGGTCTCCATTGTAATTGGAAGCCAGTGGGGCGACGAAGGAAAAGGCAAGATCGTCGACCTGCTCAGTCAGAATGACGCCGACGTCGTCGCCCGCTATCAGGGCGGAGCGAACGCCGGTCACACCATCGTATGGGAGAATGAGGATGGCGAGGACGAAGAGTTCGTGCTCCACCTCGTACCCAGCGGCATTTTCCATCAGGGCGTCACCTGTGTCATTGGCAACGGCGTCGTGCTGGACCCGGAGGCCGTGATGGACGAGATCGACAAGATTCAGGAGCTCGGCGTCGACGTCGAGGGACGCCTGAAGATCTCGCACAATGCACACCTCATCATGCCGTATCATAAGGCGATTGAGGCCGCCCGCGAGAAGGCTCGGACGTCGGACGACGGGGATGACGCGATTGGTACCACCGGCCGCGGCATCGGTCCGTCGTACACCGACAAGTTCGCCCGAACGGGCATTCGGGTCGTTGATCTCCTTGACCGCGACGTTCTGCGGAAAAAGCTTCGCCGTTCAATCCAGGAGAAAAACCAGATTCTCCAACACGTTCACGATGCGGAGGCGCTCGACGTCGACCAGATCGTCGAGAAGTACGTCGAGTTTGACCAGCTCATCGACGAGTACGTCACCGATACGTCGGAATACCTGAACAAGCAGCTTGCGCAGGGCAAGCACGTCCTCGCGGAAGGCGCCCAGGGATCGCTTCTGGACGTCGACTTTGGCTCGTACCCGTACGTCACGTCGAGCCATCCCACGGCGGGCGGTTGCTGCACGGGACTTGGCGTGCCGCCGACGGCCGTCGATCGCGTCATTGGGATCGCCAAAGCGTACTGCACGCGTGTCGGAAACGGACCCTTCCCGACGGAGCTCTTCGATGACGCCGGCAAGCGCCTGCGTAAGATCGGTGCAGAATTCGGCGCTACGACGGGCCGTCCGCGTCGCTGCGGCTGGCTCGATCTCGTCGCTCTGCGCTACACGGCGATGATCAACGGCTTCAACGAGCTCACCATCACCAAGCTCGACGTTCTGAGCGGCTTCGATGAACTCAAGGTATGCGTCGCCTACCGCTACAATGGCAAGGAGACACGCCGTTTCCCGAGTGAGGCGCACACACTGGAGAAGATCGAACCCGTGTACGAAACGCTCCCGGGCTGGGATGAAGATATCACGGGCGTTCGCTCGTTCAATGACCTCCCGACCGAAGCCCGCGATTACCTGGACTTCGTGCAGGAAGAGATCGGCGTGCGCGTGAGCATGATCTCGAACGGTCCGAAGCGCCAGCAGATTATTCAGGCACCCGAGCGCAATCCGGCCTGA
- a CDS encoding sensor histidine kinase, translating to MKAYRLSVRLKLGLIVFAGLIALASLAYTQRLVDRLRDREQSVIQLWADAQAQVAQAQQRTTNPYQQELSSLEAYLQAASAGTVGTSVNTAGGTVRALSPDDAARLREAVAWAETMPPTGELNFILNEILEPNPFSIPAIITDSLRQEPLFWRNVDVPESLDGLSASDSARAVQKLKRMRREMDATYEPIPIRIDLSGVEAADGAKLTQYVHYDESSLVKELRWFPYIQLIFVGLFIAVGYVGFSYVRRSEQSNLWVGMAREAAHQLGTPISSLMGWTEILRLPDLDEEQRMEAVEEIDKDVQRLNRVAARFSDIGSMPKLEERDLGPIIEQTADYIRRRAPQRGRRVTIKVDIPHPVVARVNEELFAWVIENLLKNALDAMEEEGEIEITGFDDGEYINIDVRDTGCGIDRREWRNIFRPGFSTKKRGWGLGLSLARRVVEEYHGGAIRLMESVPGEGSTFRVEIPRAS from the coding sequence ATGAAAGCATACCGTCTCTCGGTCCGGTTGAAGCTGGGCCTGATCGTTTTCGCCGGTCTCATTGCGCTTGCCTCTCTCGCGTACACGCAGCGCCTCGTAGATCGTCTTCGGGACCGCGAACAGTCCGTGATCCAGCTCTGGGCCGATGCACAGGCGCAGGTGGCGCAGGCGCAGCAGCGAACGACCAATCCGTATCAGCAGGAGCTCAGCTCACTCGAGGCGTACCTGCAGGCTGCGTCTGCTGGCACGGTTGGAACGAGCGTAAATACAGCAGGCGGTACGGTGCGAGCGTTGTCGCCAGACGATGCAGCACGATTGCGAGAAGCCGTTGCCTGGGCGGAAACGATGCCTCCGACCGGGGAACTCAACTTCATTCTGAACGAGATCCTGGAGCCCAATCCATTTTCGATTCCAGCCATTATCACGGACTCGCTGCGCCAGGAGCCTCTCTTCTGGCGAAATGTGGATGTGCCGGAGTCGCTCGACGGTTTATCTGCATCTGACTCCGCTCGGGCCGTGCAAAAGCTGAAGCGGATGCGCCGCGAGATGGACGCGACGTACGAGCCGATCCCGATACGAATCGATCTTTCCGGCGTGGAGGCCGCCGATGGAGCGAAGCTTACGCAGTACGTTCATTACGACGAATCCTCCCTCGTCAAAGAGCTCCGCTGGTTTCCCTACATCCAGCTCATCTTCGTCGGGTTGTTCATCGCCGTTGGGTACGTCGGTTTCTCCTACGTGCGCCGAAGCGAGCAGAGCAACCTGTGGGTCGGGATGGCGCGCGAGGCGGCGCACCAGCTCGGCACACCGATCTCGAGCCTGATGGGGTGGACCGAGATTCTCCGGCTGCCCGATCTGGACGAGGAGCAGCGGATGGAGGCGGTGGAGGAGATCGATAAGGACGTGCAGCGGCTCAACCGCGTGGCCGCCCGGTTTTCGGACATCGGGTCGATGCCGAAGCTGGAAGAGCGAGATCTGGGGCCAATCATCGAACAGACGGCAGACTACATTCGTCGTCGTGCACCTCAGCGGGGCCGGCGCGTGACGATCAAGGTCGATATTCCGCATCCGGTGGTGGCCCGCGTGAACGAAGAACTCTTCGCCTGGGTGATCGAGAACCTTCTGAAGAACGCCCTGGACGCGATGGAGGAGGAGGGAGAGATTGAAATCACCGGTTTTGACGACGGGGAATATATCAATATTGACGTCCGAGACACGGGCTGCGGCATCGATCGACGGGAGTGGCGCAACATTTTCCGACCCGGTTTTAGCACAAAGAAACGAGGCTGGGGACTCGGGTTAAGCCTGGCGCGTCGGGTCGTGGAGGAGTACCACGGCGGGGCGATTCGCCTGATGGAATCCGTCCCCGGCGAGGGATCCACGTTTCGCGTCGAGATTCCGCGTGCGAGCTAG
- a CDS encoding SAM hydrolase/SAM-dependent halogenase family protein: protein MITLTTDFGTSDGYVAAMKGVMLSIHPEARLVDVTHQIEPQDVMEAAFVLRTTVPYFPSGTVHLVVVDPGVGTDRRAVAVRSGKQWFVGPDNGVFPLVMDDAEPDEILELDQPEVWRSDAPSTTFHGRDIFAPVAAHLDTGRDPSDIGTPVEGLRPLRWAMPITDSHSVQGYVAHVDRFGNCITNIRRQTLVRTGLNDENANPADEAQHTGDTISIDDLPALKAYVGNAVIRDLHRTYGAVADGDPLLLFGSSGFLEVAVNAGSAAELLNIRKGDSIKVVFQNDAAAG, encoded by the coding sequence ATGATCACCCTCACTACCGACTTCGGCACGAGCGACGGATACGTCGCTGCCATGAAAGGCGTCATGCTGTCGATCCATCCCGAGGCACGACTGGTGGACGTCACCCATCAGATTGAACCTCAGGACGTGATGGAGGCCGCGTTTGTGCTCCGTACAACGGTCCCATATTTTCCAAGCGGAACGGTACATCTGGTGGTGGTCGACCCCGGTGTGGGAACGGACCGGCGCGCCGTCGCCGTACGGTCCGGCAAACAGTGGTTCGTTGGGCCCGACAACGGCGTCTTCCCGCTCGTGATGGACGATGCCGAGCCGGATGAGATTCTGGAGCTCGATCAGCCGGAGGTCTGGCGCTCCGACGCCCCCAGCACCACTTTCCACGGGCGGGACATCTTTGCGCCCGTTGCGGCGCATCTTGATACGGGACGCGACCCATCCGATATCGGCACGCCCGTCGAGGGCCTCCGCCCCCTACGGTGGGCCATGCCGATCACCGATTCGCATAGCGTGCAGGGGTACGTCGCCCACGTCGATCGGTTTGGCAACTGCATCACCAACATCCGTCGCCAGACGCTCGTGCGCACCGGCCTGAACGATGAGAACGCCAATCCGGCCGATGAAGCGCAGCACACGGGCGACACGATCTCGATCGACGATCTGCCGGCCCTCAAAGCGTACGTCGGCAACGCCGTCATCCGCGATCTACACCGCACCTACGGCGCCGTCGCCGACGGCGACCCGCTTCTCCTCTTCGGCAGTTCAGGATTTCTCGAGGTCGCAGTGAATGCCGGGAGTGCCGCGGAGCTGCTCAACATTCGGAAGGGCGACTCGATTAAGGTGGTCTTCCAAAACGACGCAGCAGCCGGGTAA